Proteins found in one Gammaproteobacteria bacterium genomic segment:
- a CDS encoding CoA-binding protein, translated as MSEAVAILGASNQHYRHAYKAQLSLISNGHTAVPINPKYDIIDGIQCHPDLASCSHKIDTITVYVRPFILSNLVADIIESSPGRVILNPGTEDSNIIKQLQKADILVEVACTLVLLRTSEF; from the coding sequence ATGTCAGAGGCTGTAGCCATACTTGGAGCAAGCAATCAACATTATAGGCATGCATATAAAGCTCAATTATCATTGATCTCAAATGGACACACTGCCGTTCCAATTAATCCAAAATACGACATCATTGATGGGATTCAGTGTCACCCTGATCTAGCATCATGCTCACACAAGATTGATACAATCACAGTGTATGTGCGTCCATTTATCTTATCGAACTTGGTCGCAGACATCATAGAGTCCTCTCCTGGCCGAGTTATTTTGAACCCAGGGACTGAGGATTCGAATATCATAAAACAATTGCAAAAGGCTGATATTCTAGTTGAAGTGGCCTGTACGCTTGTACTCCTTCGCACTTCAGAATTTTAA
- a CDS encoding peroxidase family protein: protein MTRKSIIIFIILGAFFVSTVVIGEQRQRLSGGELLKEADKTVQDRNASPVRRIERDHNRRNKNNNIEVFIRSINGTNNNIAVPDMNTPHTQLARIAPNAYSDDISALAGATRPNPRVVSNSVLAQAISTQTPNVASDFLWQWGQFLDHDIDLTEGVPIPEPANIAIPSGDELFDPNDAGDVVLPFNRSNYDELTGLNADNPRQQVNEITGWIDASNVYGSDDERAAELRTLDGTGKLKTSEGNLLPFNTAGLSNAGGPSETLFLAGDVRANEQVGLTAMHTLFVREHNRLATRIARRQSNLSGDEIYQRARNKVAALMQVITYKEFIPVLLGPNALSEYSGYNPDLDASIRNEFSTAAYRLGHSLLSPQILRLDRSGNEIAFGNLSLRDAFFSPGSIINEGGIDPILRGLAKQACQDLDVLIIDDVRNFLFGLPGNGGFDLASLNIQRGRDHGLASYNDTRVALGLAPVVNFADISSNTDIQAKLAEAYTTVNEVDLWVGGLAEDKVAGALVGEVFFAILKDQFERLRDGDRFWYENSMSPRQVRSIEQTSLAQVIRRNTRIGREIQENVFLVNSDNPKKRKRRN, encoded by the coding sequence ATGACAAGAAAAAGTATAATTATTTTTATTATATTAGGTGCTTTTTTTGTATCAACAGTTGTTATTGGAGAGCAACGGCAAAGGCTTTCTGGTGGCGAATTATTAAAAGAAGCGGATAAAACCGTACAAGATCGAAATGCTTCTCCTGTTCGACGAATCGAACGTGACCATAATCGACGCAATAAAAATAATAACATCGAAGTATTTATTCGCTCGATTAATGGAACGAATAATAATATTGCAGTCCCAGACATGAATACGCCTCACACACAGTTGGCTCGCATTGCACCAAATGCATATAGTGATGACATATCAGCATTAGCAGGAGCAACACGACCCAATCCACGTGTCGTTAGTAATAGTGTATTGGCGCAAGCCATCTCAACACAAACCCCAAATGTTGCCAGTGACTTTCTTTGGCAGTGGGGCCAATTTCTAGATCACGATATTGATTTAACCGAAGGCGTGCCGATACCAGAACCTGCTAACATTGCTATCCCTTCTGGAGATGAGCTTTTTGATCCTAATGATGCGGGTGATGTGGTGCTGCCATTCAACCGATCAAACTATGATGAACTGACAGGACTCAATGCTGATAATCCACGCCAACAAGTTAACGAAATCACCGGCTGGATTGATGCATCTAATGTATATGGTTCTGATGATGAGCGTGCCGCTGAATTGCGTACTTTAGATGGTACCGGAAAATTAAAAACCAGTGAGGGCAACCTACTACCATTTAATACTGCGGGTTTAAGTAATGCTGGTGGTCCAAGTGAGACATTATTCTTGGCAGGTGATGTGCGTGCTAATGAGCAAGTTGGACTCACAGCTATGCATACTTTATTTGTTCGCGAGCATAATCGACTGGCAACAAGAATTGCTAGACGTCAATCCAATTTAAGCGGTGATGAAATTTATCAACGTGCACGTAATAAAGTAGCTGCGCTTATGCAGGTCATTACTTATAAAGAATTTATACCCGTGCTACTTGGACCAAATGCATTAAGTGAATACAGTGGTTATAACCCCGATCTTGATGCAAGCATTCGTAATGAATTTTCTACTGCTGCATATCGCTTGGGACATAGTTTACTTTCACCACAAATACTGCGATTGGATCGAAGTGGTAATGAAATTGCTTTTGGAAATCTCTCCTTGCGAGATGCTTTCTTCTCTCCCGGTAGTATTATCAATGAAGGTGGTATTGACCCTATATTAAGGGGGCTGGCAAAACAGGCTTGCCAAGACCTTGATGTGCTTATCATTGATGATGTTCGTAATTTTTTATTTGGTCTACCTGGTAATGGAGGGTTTGATTTAGCTTCACTCAATATACAACGTGGGCGTGATCATGGTTTAGCTAGTTATAATGATACTCGCGTCGCATTAGGTCTGGCACCTGTTGTGAACTTCGCAGATATTTCATCGAATACTGACATACAAGCAAAGTTGGCTGAAGCTTATACGACCGTTAACGAAGTTGATCTTTGGGTAGGTGGCCTCGCAGAAGATAAAGTAGCCGGGGCATTAGTGGGAGAAGTTTTCTTTGCTATTTTAAAGGACCAATTTGAAAGGCTGCGTGATGGTGACCGCTTCTGGTATGAAAACAGCATGTCACCTCGTCAAGTACGTTCAATTGAGCAGACATCTCTTGCGCAAGTGATTCGTCGTAACACACGTATTGGTAGAGAGATTCAAGAGAATGTTTTCTTGGTGAACTCAGATAATCCTAAGAAAAGAAAAAGGCGAAATTAA
- a CDS encoding D-cysteine desulfhydrase family protein, producing the protein MNYNNIPKQSLGFFPTPIVELSKLSKMFGGPKLFMKRDDNTGLALGGNKTRKLEFILGDALACGADTIITAGATQSNHCRQTAAAAASLQLECHLVLGGEKPEIINGNLLLDQIFGCHIHWAGINRKGEDIPQIVKQLQQAGKKPYVVPYGGSNELGALACVDALKEIIAQSHNMNESFTHIVFASSSGGTQAGLMLGKKILNSSYQIIGINIDKGETDMVSFDQFILSLANSTANFIDFNQEFLEEDLNLNSDYVGEGYGVLGHLENEAISLTAQTEGILLDPVYTGRAMGGLIDMIRTGKFDKRDNILFWHTGGTPALFAYSNRLNSMEF; encoded by the coding sequence ATGAACTATAATAATATTCCGAAACAGTCTTTAGGTTTTTTCCCAACACCGATTGTCGAACTTTCCAAGTTAAGCAAAATGTTTGGCGGCCCTAAATTATTTATGAAACGAGATGATAATACGGGTCTTGCATTGGGTGGTAACAAAACCAGAAAGCTAGAGTTTATTCTTGGAGATGCGTTGGCGTGTGGTGCAGATACTATAATTACTGCCGGAGCAACACAATCAAACCATTGTCGGCAAACTGCTGCCGCAGCTGCAAGTCTGCAACTTGAATGCCATCTTGTTTTAGGTGGAGAAAAACCTGAAATTATTAACGGCAATTTATTGCTTGATCAAATATTTGGCTGCCATATTCATTGGGCTGGAATTAATCGCAAGGGAGAAGACATTCCTCAAATTGTTAAACAACTACAACAAGCAGGAAAGAAGCCTTATGTTGTGCCATATGGTGGCTCGAATGAACTAGGAGCTTTAGCATGTGTAGATGCATTGAAAGAAATTATAGCGCAAAGTCATAACATGAATGAGTCGTTCACACATATCGTTTTTGCCTCAAGCTCAGGTGGAACACAAGCTGGACTAATGCTTGGCAAGAAGATACTTAATTCATCATATCAAATCATTGGCATAAATATTGATAAAGGAGAAACAGATATGGTTTCTTTTGATCAATTCATATTGTCTCTTGCAAACAGTACTGCAAATTTCATTGATTTTAATCAAGAATTCTTAGAAGAAGATTTAAATTTAAATTCTGACTATGTTGGCGAAGGTTACGGCGTGCTTGGTCACTTGGAGAACGAAGCAATTTCGTTGACAGCACAAACAGAAGGAATATTGTTAGATCCTGTTTATACAGGAAGGGCTATGGGTGGCTTAATTGATATGATCCGAACCGGAAAATTTGACAAGAGAGATAACATTTTATTTTGGCATACCGGAGGCACACCTGCTCTATTTGCTTATTCAAATAGATTGAATTCCATGGAATTTTAG
- a CDS encoding GFA family protein yields MDKIESYKASCSCGIIEVSMQGNPKVKGFCHCEDCRELLNVPYHSVNAWDNNNVTVLKGSVYIREYQHSKLKMKKFYCSECGDTIYNSNAMDWKVFSQLLISKSYSGNLPKELHPESHFFYDSRIIDINDDLPKHS; encoded by the coding sequence GTGGATAAAATAGAAAGTTATAAAGCTAGTTGCAGTTGTGGAATAATTGAAGTCTCTATGCAAGGAAACCCAAAAGTAAAAGGATTTTGTCATTGCGAAGATTGTCGAGAACTATTAAATGTACCTTATCATTCTGTAAACGCATGGGATAATAATAATGTTACGGTCTTAAAAGGCAGTGTTTATATTAGAGAATATCAGCACTCTAAACTTAAAATGAAGAAGTTCTATTGTAGTGAATGTGGAGACACTATTTACAACTCTAATGCTATGGATTGGAAAGTATTTTCACAGTTGTTGATTAGCAAGTCTTATAGTGGAAATCTACCTAAAGAGCTTCATCCAGAATCCCATTTTTTTTATGACAGCCGTATTATTGATATTAATGATGATTTGCCGAAACATAGTTAG
- a CDS encoding formate/nitrite transporter family protein, translating to MEDQSVDAYKPAKIAELVENIGVTKAVMPTVPTIMLGLMAGAFIAFGAMFYTLVMTNNDMGLGPARLLGGLAFSLGLILVLVGGAELFTGNNFIVMAWAEKKVTTLQLLRNWSIVYIANFVGAVGTALLIFWSGVLTIGENAFAENALNIAVYKTNLDPLQAFIRGILCNALVCLSVWICFAARDVASKILAIIFPVSAFVALGFEHCIANMYFIPLGMILSDGQIGITDFMTNIIPVTAGNIVGGSIFVAFVYWIVYVRDYK from the coding sequence TTGGAAGATCAATCAGTTGACGCTTATAAACCTGCAAAAATTGCTGAACTAGTAGAAAATATTGGTGTGACTAAAGCTGTCATGCCTACTGTACCAACGATTATGTTGGGCTTAATGGCAGGTGCTTTCATAGCATTTGGTGCTATGTTTTACACACTAGTCATGACCAATAACGATATGGGACTAGGTCCCGCTAGATTGCTAGGTGGTCTAGCATTTTCATTGGGTTTGATACTGGTGCTGGTGGGTGGAGCAGAGCTTTTCACAGGTAATAATTTTATTGTGATGGCATGGGCCGAGAAAAAAGTAACAACGCTTCAGCTGTTAAGAAACTGGTCTATCGTCTATATCGCAAATTTTGTAGGAGCTGTTGGAACGGCATTATTAATTTTTTGGTCTGGTGTACTTACTATTGGTGAGAACGCTTTCGCCGAGAATGCATTAAACATTGCAGTCTACAAAACTAACCTAGACCCCTTACAAGCATTTATTAGAGGTATTTTATGTAATGCACTGGTATGTCTATCAGTTTGGATATGCTTTGCAGCACGTGATGTAGCAAGCAAAATTTTAGCAATTATTTTTCCTGTCTCAGCTTTTGTTGCATTAGGCTTTGAGCATTGTATTGCAAATATGTACTTTATCCCGCTTGGCATGATTCTAAGCGATGGACAAATAGGAATTACTGATTTTATGACAAACATAATTCCTGTAACCGCTGGAAATATAGTTGGAGGGAGTATATTTGTAGCATTTGTGTATTGGATTGTTTATGTAAGGGATTATAAGTAA
- a CDS encoding metal ABC transporter ATP-binding protein: MSLNNNLIAFSVCLFVGCASNPDELQKKQVSSDKFSDYNCEMIGNEFERNHRRTKDLYRSLKQERDDDVAQSWIGGLLFWPALLALEGGDGPEAEEFSQLRGEWDALQRVTIVNKCDVSIVPEDPVDEIKREIAIEEEEARKKAKSAQPNNP; the protein is encoded by the coding sequence ATGTCTTTGAATAATAATTTAATAGCATTTTCTGTATGTTTATTTGTTGGATGTGCATCTAATCCGGATGAGCTTCAAAAAAAACAAGTCTCTTCTGATAAGTTCAGTGACTATAATTGTGAAATGATTGGAAATGAATTTGAGCGAAATCACCGTCGTACGAAAGATTTATATCGAAGTCTTAAACAAGAACGCGATGATGATGTAGCGCAATCATGGATCGGTGGTCTCTTGTTTTGGCCTGCTTTATTGGCTCTAGAAGGGGGTGATGGGCCTGAAGCAGAAGAATTCTCACAGCTTCGTGGCGAATGGGATGCGCTTCAAAGAGTAACTATTGTAAATAAGTGTGATGTATCTATTGTGCCAGAAGATCCGGTAGATGAAATTAAACGCGAAATTGCTATAGAAGAGGAAGAAGCTAGAAAGAAAGCTAAATCTGCACAGCCAAATAATCCTTAG
- a CDS encoding FAD-containing oxidoreductase, which yields MTHYDAIIIGAGQAGPSLAASLTSNGQKVAIAERHLFGGTCVNTGCIPTKTLVASAKVANMARRAKEYGIMLDSDITVDMKLVKARKDDIVAKSNQGVTGWLKGMNNLDVYEGHATFESANSVLVNGKTISADKLFINVGARARVPDMPGIGDIEYFTNTTIMDVDTLPEHLIIVGGSYIGLEFAQIYKRFGSKVTVIEMSDRVIAREDDDVSTSVQEILEHEGIQIECNAECISFEKQGDKVVASLSCSDETRKIVGSHVLLAVGRVPNTDDLGLEKAGLETDVRGLIPVNDQLQTSVSGIWALGECNGKGAFTHTTYNDYEIVADQLLGSKTRLVSDRIPCYGLYIDPPLGRVGMTEQQVKNSGKNALVGKMMMANVGRAKEKGETQGFMKVMVDADSKEILGANILGVGGDEIIHLFLDTMYAGQSYEVIKNAVHIHPTVAELVPTMLQNLTPLKQ from the coding sequence ATGACACATTATGATGCCATCATCATTGGCGCAGGTCAGGCTGGCCCTTCATTGGCTGCCTCTCTCACATCCAATGGGCAAAAAGTAGCAATAGCAGAGCGGCATTTATTTGGTGGTACCTGCGTAAACACTGGGTGTATACCAACTAAAACTTTAGTGGCCAGCGCCAAAGTAGCAAACATGGCTCGTCGTGCCAAAGAATACGGAATTATGTTGGATAGTGACATTACCGTAGACATGAAATTAGTCAAAGCACGAAAAGATGACATTGTGGCCAAATCGAATCAGGGTGTAACAGGCTGGTTGAAAGGCATGAATAATCTGGATGTATATGAAGGCCATGCTACTTTTGAAAGTGCAAATTCTGTATTAGTGAATGGAAAAACAATTAGCGCAGATAAATTGTTTATTAATGTTGGTGCTCGCGCGCGAGTTCCAGATATGCCAGGTATAGGTGATATAGAGTATTTTACTAACACCACCATAATGGATGTTGATACCTTGCCAGAGCATCTGATAATTGTGGGTGGTAGTTATATTGGACTAGAGTTTGCACAAATTTATAAACGTTTTGGCAGCAAAGTGACAGTCATTGAAATGTCTGACCGTGTAATTGCCAGAGAAGACGATGATGTCTCTACGAGTGTTCAGGAAATTCTTGAACACGAAGGTATTCAAATTGAATGCAATGCTGAATGCATCAGTTTTGAAAAGCAAGGCGACAAAGTAGTAGCTAGCTTGTCATGTTCAGATGAAACTAGAAAGATTGTTGGTAGCCATGTGTTGTTGGCAGTAGGCAGAGTGCCAAATACAGATGATCTTGGTTTGGAGAAAGCAGGCTTGGAAACGGATGTTCGAGGTTTGATTCCGGTTAATGATCAGCTTCAAACTAGTGTTTCAGGAATCTGGGCATTAGGAGAATGCAACGGTAAAGGTGCATTTACTCATACGACATATAATGATTATGAAATTGTTGCTGATCAGTTACTGGGTTCAAAAACACGCTTAGTCAGTGATCGTATTCCTTGTTATGGCTTATACATTGACCCTCCTTTAGGTCGCGTAGGAATGACAGAGCAACAAGTCAAAAATAGTGGAAAAAATGCATTAGTTGGGAAAATGATGATGGCAAATGTAGGACGTGCAAAAGAAAAAGGTGAAACTCAAGGATTCATGAAAGTGATGGTAGATGCTGACAGCAAGGAAATACTAGGTGCAAATATACTTGGTGTAGGTGGTGATGAAATTATACATCTTTTTCTAGATACAATGTACGCTGGGCAAAGTTATGAAGTCATCAAGAATGCAGTACACATTCACCCTACGGTTGCTGAGTTGGTTCCTACTATGTTGCAAAACCTAACACCTTTAAAACAATAA
- a CDS encoding antibiotic biosynthesis monooxygenase, translating to MTKQFPCPVTTIFSRRVKAGYENDYEQWLKDITNVSNSFKGNQGTTIIRPSGNNLEYISVVQFDSTENLENWLNSELRAEWINKLDTITLDSQEVTTLTGMEKWFTLPDRSISQAPPKYKTAILLVLGLYPLVLLLDYILSPFVSDWSYLIQILLSIILSVPIMVWLIMPWLTRLFFKWLYPS from the coding sequence ATGACTAAGCAATTTCCTTGTCCTGTAACAACAATTTTCTCAAGAAGAGTAAAAGCTGGCTATGAAAATGATTATGAACAATGGCTCAAAGATATAACTAATGTTTCAAACTCTTTTAAAGGTAATCAAGGAACAACAATTATCAGGCCTAGTGGAAATAATTTAGAATATATATCTGTCGTGCAGTTTGATTCCACGGAAAATTTAGAAAACTGGTTAAATTCTGAATTACGTGCAGAATGGATTAATAAGCTTGATACCATCACGTTAGATTCACAAGAAGTTACAACGTTAACTGGTATGGAGAAGTGGTTTACTTTACCCGATCGCAGTATAAGCCAAGCGCCACCAAAATATAAAACAGCCATATTGCTGGTTCTCGGTTTGTACCCACTAGTCTTGTTATTAGATTATATTTTATCTCCTTTTGTTTCAGACTGGTCTTACTTAATTCAAATTTTATTGTCGATAATATTATCAGTACCTATTATGGTTTGGCTGATAATGCCTTGGTTGACAAGGCTATTTTTTAAATGGCTATACCCGAGTTAA
- a CDS encoding integrase core domain-containing protein → MKDVLLLAIHFVTLLIRLLQPSGIKAVAAENLTLKKQLLVIQRSRSKAPNLTTMDRLIFGWLAMLLSPKRISRSCIILKPSTLLSFHKALVKRKYLQLFSSTGKGKPGPKGPNSDLIKAIIEIKQRNPRFGCPRIALIITNTFGIEINKDVVRRILMKHYHPSPNDKGGPSWLSFIANMKDSLWSIDLFCCESTTLKTHWVLVVMDIWSRRMIGCSVNKGPVDGPTLCRMFNQIISNKSAPHYISTDNDPLFQFHRWKANLRILEIEEVKSIPFTPISHPYVERVIGTIRRECLDQTLFWNEVDLQNKLDDFIDYYNNHRVHASLNGNVPANFGEERLQSVANLKKFNWKTLCRGLVQLPIPA, encoded by the coding sequence ATGAAGGATGTACTCTTACTTGCCATTCATTTTGTAACGCTACTTATCCGCCTGCTTCAACCCAGTGGAATAAAGGCAGTTGCGGCTGAAAACTTGACGCTAAAGAAACAACTGTTAGTCATTCAACGATCGAGATCGAAAGCACCCAACCTCACTACTATGGATCGACTGATCTTTGGGTGGTTGGCAATGTTGCTTTCTCCCAAACGAATCTCTCGATCTTGCATCATTTTAAAACCTTCGACCCTTCTCTCGTTTCACAAGGCACTCGTGAAACGAAAATACTTACAACTTTTTTCTTCTACTGGCAAAGGAAAACCTGGCCCTAAAGGTCCCAACAGTGATTTGATTAAAGCCATTATCGAAATTAAACAACGCAATCCCAGGTTTGGCTGCCCACGTATTGCACTCATTATTACAAATACATTTGGTATCGAAATTAACAAAGATGTTGTGCGAAGGATATTGATGAAACATTATCATCCAAGCCCTAATGACAAAGGCGGCCCTTCTTGGTTATCTTTTATTGCTAACATGAAAGACAGCTTGTGGAGTATTGATCTATTCTGTTGTGAATCCACTACACTGAAAACGCATTGGGTACTCGTCGTCATGGATATCTGGAGTCGACGGATGATTGGATGTTCAGTCAATAAAGGACCTGTCGATGGCCCAACTCTTTGCAGGATGTTCAATCAGATCATATCTAATAAAAGTGCACCTCATTATATAAGTACGGACAACGACCCTCTTTTTCAATTTCATCGATGGAAAGCCAACCTTAGAATTCTGGAAATTGAAGAAGTGAAATCCATTCCCTTTACGCCAATTTCACACCCTTATGTCGAACGAGTGATTGGCACTATAAGGCGCGAGTGTCTGGACCAGACATTATTTTGGAATGAAGTTGATCTGCAGAATAAACTGGATGACTTCATCGACTACTATAACAATCATCGCGTGCATGCTTCGCTTAATGGCAATGTGCCCGCCAATTTTGGCGAAGAAAGATTGCAATCAGTTGCGAATCTAAAAAAGTTTAACTGGAAAACACTTTGTCGCGGACTGGTTCAACTCCCAATCCCAGCTTAA
- the cls gene encoding cardiolipin synthase, producing the protein MPYYYLVSLLLFLLAVYSAIHALLHKTDSRAAFGWITISLLLPLFGPILYFLFGINRVHERAKKLDYPPLKFDSYTQNLQSEIPDSLINIQHISYQLTKLPLVAGNTIEVLFSGGQTYPAMLESIRAAKKYIYLSTYIFKVDEIGAKFVQALIEANDRGIDVYVLIDGIGEHYSRIKARRILSKQGVKVDRFLPPKLFPFNMNVNLRNHRKILVVDDEVCFVGGMNICNEYMLEVSPMKDIHFKIKGELTYQLKALFESDWDFANGGIDKNQNKPFFTSNNLTWCRVISDGPGENLGHLSLVIFSAINAATKSICIMTPYFLPSKELLHALQVAALRNVDVSVVLPLKNNLNFVNWASRHMLSQLITSGVTIYYQPPPFDHSKIFVVDEFYSLIGSANIDPRSLRLNYEVAVEIYDAPVAFKLTQNLNSIIKVSRRVALDELERRPLMIKIRDGIAWLFSPYL; encoded by the coding sequence ATGCCATATTATTATTTGGTAAGCCTACTATTATTCCTTCTTGCAGTTTACTCTGCGATTCATGCACTTTTACATAAGACAGACTCACGAGCTGCGTTTGGCTGGATTACTATTTCTTTGTTGCTTCCGTTATTTGGTCCAATATTATACTTTTTATTTGGTATTAATCGTGTTCATGAGAGGGCAAAAAAACTTGATTATCCGCCACTTAAATTTGATTCCTACACACAAAATCTTCAATCAGAAATTCCTGATTCTTTAATCAATATCCAGCATATTTCTTATCAATTAACCAAATTGCCATTGGTTGCAGGTAATACGATAGAAGTATTATTTTCTGGAGGACAAACCTATCCTGCAATGCTTGAATCAATAAGAGCCGCTAAAAAATATATTTACTTATCAACTTATATTTTTAAAGTGGATGAAATTGGCGCGAAATTTGTACAGGCGTTGATTGAAGCGAATGACCGTGGTATTGACGTATATGTATTAATTGATGGGATAGGCGAACATTACTCGAGGATTAAAGCGCGACGTATATTATCTAAGCAGGGCGTTAAGGTGGATAGGTTTTTACCGCCCAAGCTTTTTCCATTTAATATGAATGTTAATTTAAGAAACCACAGAAAAATATTGGTAGTAGATGATGAAGTGTGTTTTGTTGGTGGTATGAATATATGTAATGAATATATGCTTGAAGTATCACCCATGAAAGATATTCATTTTAAAATTAAAGGAGAATTAACTTATCAATTAAAAGCATTATTCGAATCTGATTGGGATTTTGCTAATGGTGGTATTGATAAAAATCAAAATAAACCTTTTTTTACATCTAATAATCTGACTTGGTGTCGAGTTATTAGTGATGGTCCTGGAGAAAATCTAGGGCATTTATCGCTCGTGATATTTAGTGCTATCAATGCAGCTACGAAGAGCATTTGTATAATGACTCCATACTTTTTGCCTAGTAAAGAACTACTGCATGCGCTGCAAGTAGCAGCTTTGCGAAATGTAGATGTATCTGTGGTATTGCCTCTAAAAAATAATCTTAATTTTGTCAATTGGGCAAGTCGACACATGTTGTCTCAACTTATTACCTCGGGTGTGACAATATACTATCAGCCACCACCATTTGATCATTCTAAAATATTTGTCGTTGATGAATTTTATAGTTTGATTGGATCCGCAAATATAGACCCAAGAAGTTTAAGGCTTAATTATGAAGTGGCTGTTGAGATTTATGATGCTCCTGTGGCATTTAAGCTAACTCAAAATTTGAATAGCATTATTAAAGTTAGTCGTCGAGTTGCGTTAGATGAGCTGGAACGTAGACCATTAATGATAAAAATAAGAGATGGAATTGCTTGGCTTTTTTCACCATATTTATAA
- a CDS encoding STAS/SEC14 domain-containing protein: MDLLRHGLSVGIERSDNNYYLYIKAIGKLTHEDYGIIVPMIEGALEGIKDPNIIALIDGSEFEGWEIRAAWDDFKLSLKHGSEFKKVAVIGNKKWLQVGSKIGSWLISGRVRQFEDNNTALQWLLDK; the protein is encoded by the coding sequence ATGGACTTATTAAGACATGGTTTATCAGTAGGAATAGAACGGTCAGATAATAACTATTATTTATATATCAAGGCCATTGGAAAACTGACTCACGAGGATTATGGGATTATTGTACCAATGATTGAAGGTGCACTTGAAGGTATAAAAGATCCTAATATTATCGCATTAATAGATGGATCTGAATTCGAAGGCTGGGAGATAAGAGCTGCATGGGACGATTTCAAACTGAGTTTAAAGCATGGTAGCGAATTTAAAAAAGTCGCAGTAATTGGCAATAAGAAATGGTTACAAGTTGGCTCTAAAATAGGTTCATGGTTGATATCGGGAAGAGTTAGACAGTTTGAAGACAATAATACGGCTTTACAATGGTTACTCGACAAATAG
- a CDS encoding endonuclease/exonuclease/phosphatase family protein, translated as MQFRVMSYNIHKCIGSIDRKYRPERIVETIRHYQPDIVLLQEVDKGVPRSRHDNQVKLLANNLDFKYSLFQANVKLKYGCYGNAILSHYPLSYHSNIDLTVPPKKKRRSLATQIKIKSGGHVRSVKFINVHLGLAAYERKIQVTRIVNDNYTTSNPHKLPIILGGDFNDLWQNLCRKVLYANDFTPVLGKTKTFPSILPSRALDRIFYRGDLEVINSFAGHIKLARAASDHLPIITDFYLPI; from the coding sequence ATGCAATTTCGAGTAATGTCTTACAACATACATAAATGTATAGGTAGCATTGATCGCAAATATAGACCTGAAAGAATAGTAGAGACAATTCGCCACTATCAACCGGACATCGTCTTGCTTCAAGAAGTCGACAAAGGCGTGCCGCGCTCAAGACATGATAACCAAGTTAAATTATTAGCAAATAATTTAGACTTTAAGTATTCGCTGTTTCAAGCTAACGTTAAATTAAAATATGGCTGTTATGGTAATGCTATTCTTAGCCATTACCCTTTAAGCTATCATTCTAATATTGATCTCACTGTCCCACCTAAGAAAAAGAGACGCAGTTTAGCCACACAAATTAAAATAAAATCTGGCGGTCATGTAAGATCAGTTAAATTTATTAATGTTCATCTTGGTTTAGCTGCCTATGAACGGAAAATTCAAGTCACACGAATTGTAAACGACAATTATACAACGAGTAATCCACATAAATTACCCATTATTTTAGGTGGTGATTTCAACGATCTGTGGCAAAATCTATGCAGAAAAGTATTGTATGCAAATGATTTCACACCAGTTTTAGGCAAGACTAAAACCTTCCCTTCAATATTACCCTCTCGAGCACTAGATAGAATATTTTATCGAGGAGATCTAGAAGTAATTAACTCTTTTGCTGGACACATAAAATTAGCTCGCGCCGCATCAGACCACTTGCCAATTATTACTGATTTTTACCTGCCTATTTAA